CTATGCccggtgggccactcttgactcTACCGTCAAACAGTGGATTTATTCCACCATCTCCTTTGATCTTCTCGCCACTGTTATGGAGAAAGGTTCTACTGCTATGGCTACTTGGAACCGTATAGCTTCTATGTTTGAGGACAATCAGAACTCTCGTGCCGTCGCTCTCGACCAGGATTTCATCTCCACTCGCATGGAGGATTTTCCTAATGTTTCGGCCCATTGTCAGTGTCTGAAACATATCTCTAATCAGTTGCGGAATGTTGGTGCCCCAGTCAGTGACCATCGTCTTGTTCTTCAGTTGGTCTCTGGTCTCACTGAGCCCTTTCGTGGTGTTGCCACCCTGATTCGTCAGAGCGAGCCTTTGCCACCTTTTCTCAAGGTCCGCTCCATGTTGATTCTAGAGGAATCTGGTCTCGCCAGGATGTCCGGTCCGGCCTCTCAGACTGCTTTGCACACCTCTGCTTCCCGTCCACAGGCCTCCGTTGACTCCTCTAAGCAGCGCCCCACCTACCGCAACGATCAGGGCCACTCCAACCATCGTTATGGGTCCGGGCACAATCGCAATTATCAGGATGGTTCTGGTAAACCCAAGAAGAAAGGTGGCTCCCGTTATCCTGGATCATCTGGCTCCTCTGGTTCCTCTGCTGCATCTCCTCCATCCTGGCGCCCACCACCGCAGGCATCCTGGAATCCCTGGGGTTGGGCTCCTCCCCCTGGTTGGGCTTCTTCCCCTTGGGTCATGCCTCCTTGTCCTTACCCCACATCTCAGTGGTCGCGTCCCATGATTGCTCCGCAACAACCCGGCGTTTTAGGTCCGCGTCCTCAGGCCTACACCGCTACTGCTTCTCCAGCACCCACTGATATCGCTgctgccatgcacaccatgTCCTTGACTCCTCCAGACACCACGTGGTACATGGACACCGGCGCCTCGTCCCATACTGCGGCATCTCAAGGTACtctcacgtcttattctaatttaagtCATTTAAATCAGAAACTGATAGTTGGTAGTGGTCAGGGCATTCCAATTCAGGGTTCAGGATACACTTCTATTCCTACCCCTCATAAACCTTTAGCACTCAATCATGTCTTGCACACTCCgcgaattattaaaaacttaatttctgtgcgacaactcactactaacaataatgtttctgtttcttttgatccATTTGGATTCTCGGTGTCTGACTTCAAGACGGGGATGCCTCTCCTGAGATGTAACAGCCTCGGCGACCTCTACCCAGTCACTCGTTCCTCTCCCTTTGCTGGTCTTGCTTATAGTGTCTGGCACAATCGACTTGGTCATCCAGCTTCCTCAGCTTTAAACCATCTTAGgaataataaacttattttttgtgAACCTTCGCGTTCTAGTTCTGTTTGTGACTCTTGTGTTTTAGGAAAACATGTCCGGTTGCCTTTTACTTCATCTGAAACTATTACTTTAAGAccatttgatattttgcatagTGATTTATGGACGTCTCCTGTTTTAAGTACTGCTGGTCATCGTTATtacgttttgtttttggatgatcacactgattttttatggacgtttccgattagcaagaaatctcaggtttatgaaatgtttactactcttgctacacttattaaaacacaattttcagcaaatattaaatgtcttcaatgtgataatggacGTGAATATGACAATGAATCCTTTCATCGGCATTGTGATGCTAATGGCCTTCTTTTTCGCTTCTCTTGCCCTcacacttcttctcaaaacggcaaAGCAGAACGGAAGATtcgcaccattaacaacatgatccGCACCCTCCTCGCTCATTCGTCAGTTCCTCCTTCattttggcatcatgcccttcaaatggcAACGTACCTTCTGAACATTTTGCCACGCAAGACTCTTCAGAATGATTCTCCTACTCAGCTGTTGTATCATCGCGACCCTTCCTACTCCCACTTACATGTCTTTGGTTGTCTATGTTTTCCTCTCTTTCCTTCCGCTACAATAAACAAATTGCAACCACGATCGACTCCGTGTGTTTTTCTGGGGTATCCGATgaatcacagaggttataaatgttatgatttgtcACACAGAAAAGTTTTAATATCGCGGCATGTCATTTTTTATGAAACCCGATTCCCCTTTGCTGACCTATCCTTGACTCCTGCCCCTTCTTATGAGTGCTTCACCGAGGACCTCCTTCCTTCTTTGATCCACCATTGGCAAACCGTATCCTCCCGAACGCCTGACCCTCTGGTCCCGCCGTCGAGTCCCACTGACTCTTCGCCTCCCTTATCGACTCCCGTCTCCCCTACCTCTTCTCCCTCGCCTTTGCCCTTGCCTCCGGTCCCTCCTACACCACCCGTACGGACCATGACTACCCGTAGCATGCACGACATTTACAAACCTAAAAAGCCTTTTAGTCTTTCGGTCTCTATTGATGACCCGTCCATCTCACCCTTGCCTCGTAACCCAAAACAAGCCTTATCCGATCCCAATTGGAAGTCCgctatgcagtctgaatttaatgctcttattagaaataatacgtgggagttggttccccgtccttgtgatgttaatgttattcgttgcatgtggatttttcgccataaatagcagtctaatggtttgtttgagcgttataaagctcgtcttgtaggtgatggcaggtctcaGATTACAGGTGTGGATTGTGACGAGACTTTTAGCCCCGTGGTGAAACCGGCTACCATATGGACAGTCCTCAGCATTGCTCTCTCCAGATCCTGGCCcattcatcagttggatgtccagaatgcctttctgcatggtgatctccatgagactgtctacatgcatcagcctTTGGGTTTCCGCGACTCTCAGCACTCGGACTATGTCTGTCGTCTGAAGAAGTCTCTTTATGGTCTgaaacaggcgcctcgtgcttAGTATCAGCGTTTTGCTGACTATGTTTCCTCTATTGGCTTCCAACACAACAGTTCAGATCATTCCCTTTTTATCTTCCGGCGGGGTACTGACATCGCCTATATTCTGCTATATGTCGATGACATCATCCTCGTTGCTTCTTCTCATGATCTCCGCAAATCCTTTATGGCCCTTCTTGCATCCGaatttgctatgaaggatctgggtcctctgagttatttccttggcatcgCTGTCACTCGGCATGCCGGTGGCCTTTTCCTCAGTCAGAGCACTTATGCTAGTGAGGTCATTGCCCACGCCGGCATGGCGTTGTGCAACCCTTCTGCTACTccggttgacaccaagcagaagctcACTTCTTCTTCTGGGACTCCTTGTGAGGATGCCACGTTGTATCGGAGTCTTGCTGGTGCCTTACAGTACCTCACATTCACTCGTCCTGACATTTCCTATGCTGTCCAACAGGTGTGCTTACACATGCATGCTCCCCACACCAACCATATGCTTGCTCTAAAGCGTGTCTTACGCTATGTTCGTGGCACTCTGACTTACGGTCTTCACttgtatccctcccctattGAGAAACTTGTTTCTTATACGGATGCTGACTGGGGGGGATGTCCTGACACCAGACGCTCTACTTCTGGCTACTGTGTTTTCCTCGGTGACAATCTTATTTCTTGGTCCTCCAAGCGGCAACCCACCCTCTCTCGCTctagtgctgaagctgaatacagGGGTGTTGCTAATGTTGTCTCCGAGTCTTGCTGGATCCGCAATTTACTTCTCGAGCTTCACTTTCCTCTCTCTCAGGCAACATTGGTCTACTGTGACAATGTGAGTGCCATCTACCTCTCTGGCAATCCTGTGCACCATCAGCGTACCAAACATATTGAGATGGATATCCACTTTGTTCGGGAGAAGGTCGCGCGTGGCCAGGCTCgcatccttcatgttccttcccgtCATCAAATTGCGGACATTTTTACGAAAGGCCTTCCTCGGgttctttttgatgattttcgttccagtctcagcgtcggtgaacctcccgcttcgactgcgggggtgtgattgaatagaatattcttatatttattattctgtaattatgcatgtaattaGGGTTTAGCATTTATTATTAGTCAACTTTGTATTTGTATAAATAGAGGTTTATTCATCAATAatagtcatggaattgatttcCTTCAAATGTCACTAAGAGAGTTGGGGATCTTGTAGAGAATGTTGTCCAGAAAATGATTTGGGGTCCCAGTAACCTTGAAAAATTTGATGTAAAAAGGCTTGTTCATGATGTTCTGCACCTCATGGGAGTTTAGGGCCTTTGATCTTCAGGTACGTCAACTACAACTACTACTAGCATGTTTAAATCTACTTATTTATTTCGCTTCATAATCATTTCTGATACACAACAAACTTTTTTCCTAGAATCAATTTTGCCTTTAAAATGGACTGTAGAACGATTTCCGTCCGTGGTGGATCTAAGACCCGGGGCTAGGGAGTCTAAATTTTTAAAACGAATACATTggtgaaaatataattaaaaataacttaaatatgtttatactaataaattatACAAGTTATAATTGTCTTTTACATGATTTCGTATTTTGAAATCGTTGAATATTAAGCTCGGGGTCAATGTTGTTGAACACATTACTCTTAATGTAAGTAACTAAATAGTCGTTCATCCATGTATCTCTCATTCGGTTACGGGGCCTATTCTTCACAATATTcataaaaacaagtaaaatgagtgcaaacttCAAAAGAAGATAAACTTGTGGATAAACAAAATGTTTTCCTTTTTAAACCAATTTTTCTGAAAGTTGTTGGAGTACTTTCAATAAGGTAAATTCATCATTTCTACGCATACTGATGAATGATGATGTAAGAATCTAGTGCATCACCACACACACCAAGCACCACTAAATTAAATGGAGTTGACTCATTTGGATAAAAACTTGCAAATTCCAACACCTTTGCCTTATCAAAAGCAGAGAACAAATTAGATGGATCCAACGAAGCCAAACAAATGGACAATTGAGTATTAATCTCACCAAGACGATCATTAAGTTCTTGAAGTTACATGTCTATCACGGTATAAAATAACTCAACACGAGAATGATGCTCTGTTGTAATGTTATGAGTTTGACGTCGTGACTGCCCTATACTAACAAACACACTTCCTGCAATAAAGACACTGAGACACACGCATGTGTGAGAGACTGGGGTAAGTGAGTTTGCCTCTTTGGTGCAAATAAGTGCACAATTTAAactactagtataatttaaaattttcagggggttcagaaaaaaattatatagggCATAAAATTTATACAGGGGGTAagttaaccttttttttttcaggggttCATTTGAACCCTCTCATCATAGTGTAGATCCGCCTCTGATTTCCGTACACGTACTCTTGCATCATGTTACTTTTGATCAGTGTTATTAAATTCGGACCGGACCGGTTGGTGCAGCCGAGAATCGGTGACTGGTCCAGTTTGAGCTGAAAATCAGATCAGGCCATACATTCAAACCGGGTTGAACCGGAGCGGCCCGACCAATTTAGTTGAAAAACCGGTGATTAGGCCGATTTTTTGTTAGAACCGGCGATTcaccttttttaatttttttttgttcaacgGAAGTGTATCCAAGTAACATGCTTTAGGCATGGGTTGCTTAGCACctaatttgtgttttttaacttttttttattgatatattGATAATGGGCCTTACATGTGTAGAGAGTATTATAAAAATGTGTTAAATTAATCATCCAAAAATTTGTTTCAAGTGTGGTTTGAACACAAGACCGTGaggaaatgttttttttataggcaaatgttagtggttagttgttagtaacaTGGTAATcaaaaccggaccggaccggtCGGTTCGACTGGTAAAACCGGAAACCGGATCCCAAGCCGGTCCAAAACACCCACAAAACCGTCTGGGCAAGGAACCGGAAGTGAACCGGGAGAACCGGCGTAAAACCGGCAGAACCGGTGAAAACCGGCCGGATGGCGGTTTCTGGCGGTTCAAgtttttttgtttcattttccattttttttgtaaaaatgggTCAGCTCATGCCAAATGagtggaggaggagaggagaagggTTGGTGTGTGGAGAGTGGGAGTGGTAAAACATACCATCTGTCTATGTTACGGTACGGTTTGGTTGATGCCTAGCAAGACTGGTTCTCTGGTTTCCTTAGGTGATGCGGCTGCTGCAGGAGTGCAGGGTATAACAAAGTGGGAATATGAAAGTTAAgtaaattttagggtttaggtatTTGTGGGCTGGGCCACACATATTTCAAAGGCCTTGCCCATGTAATTATTTTCATGTTACggttggaattttttttgaaaagcatgTTACGGTACGGTTTGGTTGACAACCCTGCAAGTTGTTTCTTacgtacatatatatatatatatatatatatatatatatatatattaaaaaactgGGTGCAATATATACTTAGAAAATTTGTTTACTGAGATTTCATTAGAAAATTTACGTCAaaggaaatcagtaaaatttAGTAACACTAAAAAatctataaaaaatattatagtgATAAAAAAgagtaatttattttaatatattcatacaatattaatttaaatattattatttaattactaCAATACTAACTTATAAAATATAATGAACAATTTTATTAGAGTGATTTTGATGCATGAATTTAGGACAGGGGTGTTAAAATCAAATTCTCTTGGtccattttaaaataatattttaaaataatattgttTAATTTATAGCGGTAAAACCGGTTGGACCACGGTTCAATTACGGTTAAACCTGTGAACCTTGAACCGGTGCCCTCAACGGTTTGATCaccggtccggttttaataaccttggttagtaagttagaaatttCCTTTAAAGTTctcttccaggattcgaaccctggaccttcccctccccacccttatgtcccctaactcttaccacttgagctaaatGTTAACCACTACACCATCATATTATAAATGTTAACCACTACACCATCATATTATAAATGTTTTGAAacctattttattatttatatattaacttTATATTGTATTGGactgttttataattttttaatatacactGAGTCAAGCATTCGAATCAGTGACTCATTGACTCAGTGCTCTGACCGAGTCGATTATCaggccgagtttaataacattgattttgaTTGTTAAAAGCTTTATGTAGCTAACCTAGGACACATCATGCTCTCAGGGTCGGTCTAACATTAAACGAGGTCTAAAGCAAAGTTTAAAGTGAGACATTTTTACCTAAaggaaaatttatttattaaaaaatttggaGTCTTTTTTACTTTGTtaaataaaatgattttttttaagccTAAAGTCCTTGCTTCCGTGACTTGGCCCTTGAGCTGTGCTGCATGTTATCTGCTAATGTAACAATATTGACAATGATTAAAATCTCAAATCTTTACACTGATAATTCGAAGATGAGACATCAATATTTATAGGActttgaatatatttaatcctTGTTCTTATCCTAAAAGATTTTACGTTGTTCACTAAATCTTACTCAATATTTAATCCATATCTCAGGGATTAGTAAGAAAGTTCAAGAAAGTGCACGAGGAATTTGACCAAATGTTAGAGCAAATCATCAAAGATCATGAGGCTTCTTCTCGTCTTAGCGACCAGAAAAGCAGGCAATCTATTGATTTCACTGACACATTGCTATCACATATGCACCaatcaaaggacaaaaatattattaacaAAACCAACCTCAAGGCTATTTTGTTGGATATTATTCTCGGATCACTTGATACAACTATCATGACGGTTGATTGGGCTATGACAGAACTATTGAGGCAACCAAAGGCTATGACGAAACTTCAAGATGAGTTAAAGAATGTAGTGAGTATGGGGAGGCTGGTAGAAGAAGCTGACATACCTAAGTTGCCATACCTCCACATGGTCGTGAAAGAGACCTTAAGGATACACCCACCTGCTCCATTCCTCGTGCCTCGCGAGTGTAGTGAAGATATTACAATCAATGGTTACTTTATTGCGAAAAATTCACGAGTTTTAGTCAATTCGTGGACAATAGGACGGGATCCTAAAAGTTGGTCAGATAATGCTGAGAATTTTTATCCAGAAAGATTTCACAACACCGACATAGATTCTCATGGACTCCATTTTGAATTTCTACCATTTGGTTCAGGTCGTAGACTCTGTCCCGGAATGCAATTGGGTTTAACTACCGTTCCATTTATTCTAGCACAGTTAGTGCATTGCTTCAATTGGGAGCTTCCATTGGGCATGTCTACTGATGACTTGGACATGACTGAGGAATTTGGCCTTACAATTCCAAGAATTCAGGATTTGCTAGCGATTCCAACTTATCGCTTAATAAATGAAGGTTAGTTGAGCGCATCAAACCTCATGACAAAGCAGGAAATTATTTTCATGTGTTTTTTAATTTAAGTCAGTCTTTGTTTTTCTCTGAATAAGATCTTCATGTGCGCACAGAGCTTCTTTGCAGCACTTGGATCAATCATACCTAAGAGATTTGGATGATTTTTAATTTTGGCACTGTAATAATTTGATAATCCTATTACTCATTATGAGTTTCAATACGTTAAGTCGGCGCATATCATCATGTATTTGAAAATTgcattttattttcctttagaCAAATCTCTCTAGCCCAACAACCAACATAAAAATTGGTTTCAACAAACAATATTGCAACACAGTTGGTAGCTAGATAGCTGAGTTCGTTAAGCATTTATTTGAGAGTTTGATTCTTGAGCAAAAGATTTGTTGAAAAAGACTTTCTCGCTTAATCTAATCTCAGAGCATTGAATAGATTAGTCTTGGTGCTTCCAACTATCAAATACTTAATTAGAAATGacttaaaagcacttttggttCCACGAATTTCTATTGTGTAAACTAGTCTTTAATCTTTAAAAATATCACTCTTAATCCCAATGTTACCCTCCGTCAACCTTCTTTGCAGTGGCgaaacttgaatttttttttacgacCATAGTCAAATTTTAATACGCATATATACTTTGTTGGTTATTTGATGAGTTTTATATCAAATTTCAGTAAATaaaccaaaatatatttattaaaaaaacacatatgtatacaacaaaaaagaaaagattaaCCTAACTTATGTACATGAACAATAGAAAATGACTATAAGTTGTACTAAtaatctttgaaattttctattcagttttttttttcaagttttggattattgatatatatattttttcctttagatagcatttttataattataatcAAAATTCTTTCTCTtaataaaagaatttattcttgagtttaatggatatgcactgacagtgtaaaatagttttacacagacatccaattgaattccgccaaatcagaaaatatcttattcttttaattaaaattaaagtcaaatgtaattatctctcttatgtggcatgctttgattgaatgactgtgtaaaactattttacactgtcagtgcatatccattaaactctttatTCTTTTAGTTTtggttattaattttttaagaaaaatttaTCACTAATAGTCTAAAATTGTTATGTTCCAAACTCTCATTTATctatagaaaaaataaatgtCATTAAATTAAAGTGCATTTAATTTAAGCTTGTGTAGTATACTTCTTTTTGTGTGGTAgacaaaataataatttatgatTTATAGTATAAAGGTCACCATTAAGATGAATGATAAgttaaattgaaaaaagaagTCAATGATAAATCCTATAAAAATAATGGATGATAAGTCTTATGATAAGTGTCAAATTGCAAATTaatgaaaaatggaaaaaagtGGGAGTTACTGTAAAAACCCAAGTTGGAAATCTCGAACCTATCCTTGATGATATGCAAACTACTATCCACCACAACATAGAAACATACAAAACgaacaattaattttgttgatttttgaaAAAGTTGGGAAAATATGTGGGGTTGGAGTTCCCCTGCAGTGAGGAAGAGGTCATTCATGGGTTGACGGAGTTCCTTAGAGAAAATGATCGTGTTTGCTCATAGTGGTCTTTCGTTGATATGTAGCTTTTGAGGCGCTTGGGGCTCTTGttgttgggtttgggttgtcTTGGCTTTGAGCCTTTTAGGGCTTTTGGAGTTTACATTGTGGTTTAATTGTTGGTTGCTTTTCCATGGCTGGGTTCTGTGTTTCTTTCGCGTCTCCTCTTTAAGAGATTGtacttttcttttaatttttaataagcTTGTTTGCTctctgaaaaaagaaaaagaaaatatgtaaTTTGATTTTACTTTTTTGAACTTTAACTATTACTGTCTCTCATCATTTAAGCTCTCACATTATTTATGTTTTCCTTTATTTCTCAATATTTATTGCAAGAGGGtattattggaaaaaaaaattaatgcaaTCTTAAAAGTGTAAGC
This portion of the Lotus japonicus ecotype B-129 chromosome 3, LjGifu_v1.2 genome encodes:
- the LOC130749549 gene encoding uncharacterized mitochondrial protein AtMg00810-like, whose product is MALLASEFAMKDLGPLSYFLGIAVTRHAGGLFLSQSTYASEVIAHAGMALCNPSATPVDTKQKLTSSSGTPCEDATLYRSLAGALQYLTFTRPDISYAVQQVCLHMHAPHTNHMLALKRVLRYVRGTLTYGLHLYPSPIEKLVSYTDADWGGCPDTRRSTSGYCVFLGDNLISWSSKRQPTLSRSSAEAEYRGVANVVSESCWIRNLLLELHFPLSQATLVYCDNVSAIYLSGNPVHHQRTKHIEMDIHFVREKVARGQARILHVPSRHQIADIFTKGLPRVLFDDFRSSLSVGEPPASTAGV
- the LOC130749548 gene encoding uncharacterized protein LOC130749548, with amino-acid sequence MAESASTTGSPTGDTTMVPTPTEPSSSFAKSDFHPALAVTNIKNNIPFKLELDKDHYAMWAELFETHAHTTQVLHHIIPQAGLEPPARTDASYARWATLDSTVKQWIYSTISFDLLATVMEKGSTAMATWNRIASMFEDNQNSRAVALDQDFISTRMEDFPNVSAHCQCLKHISNQLRNVGAPVSDHRLVLQLVSGLTEPFRGVATLIRQSEPLPPFLKVRSMLILEESGLARMSGPASQTALHTSASRPQASVDSSKQRPTYRNDQGHSNHRYGSGHNRNYQDGSGKPKKKGGSRYPGSSGSSGSSAASPPSWRPPPQASWNPWGWAPPPGWASSPWVMPPCPYPTSQWSRPMIAPQQPGVLGPRPQAYTATASPAPTDIAAAMHTMSLTPPDTTWYMDTGASSHTAASQDGDASPEM
- the LOC130749550 gene encoding cytochrome P450 71AU50-like — protein: MMFCTSWEFRAFDLQGLVRKFKKVHEEFDQMLEQIIKDHEASSRLSDQKSRQSIDFTDTLLSHMHQSKDKNIINKTNLKAILLDIILGSLDTTIMTVDWAMTELLRQPKAMTKLQDELKNVVSMGRLVEEADIPKLPYLHMVVKETLRIHPPAPFLVPRECSEDITINGYFIAKNSRVLVNSWTIGRDPKSWSDNAENFYPERFHNTDIDSHGLHFEFLPFGSGRRLCPGMQLGLTTVPFILAQLVHCFNWELPLGMSTDDLDMTEEFGLTIPRIQDLLAIPTYRLINEG